A genome region from Ottowia testudinis includes the following:
- a CDS encoding SAM-dependent methyltransferase, translating to MSSTSWADAPTPVLATEQFPRILVGVIAAEPHDRSVLRIFGIPGSAGSDAAHNPSPRPQIALKLYERLIQAVLASGVVYSLRTVRVADDFYIEYVREQRALWLKYQQILGSRLLIQMTEEQAELFEKKARQLRVPEPAEEAEIDTSSLQGEMALLRAKGQRIELPARRLQHYARIKALILAAGGVYTRNGFQFGAAIDVKAVLTRLRGGEKPNPKKARQAFFTPEDLAAETVAWAAEYLGDLAGKRMLEPSAGEGALAEPARAAGAKVLAVENHGPSAQILRDKGFEVVERDFLSLSLADVGLFDGVIANPPFTKDQDITHVIHMWRFLRPGGVLVSLTSPGWRTGRTKAQRNFRAFVDNIGAEVKALPAGAFKASGTNVSVLRLRAVKSVDGAPAGRQAGRKA from the coding sequence ATGTCCTCCACATCCTGGGCCGACGCGCCCACCCCGGTCCTCGCGACCGAGCAGTTCCCGCGCATCCTGGTCGGCGTGATTGCGGCCGAGCCCCACGACCGCAGTGTCCTGAGGATCTTCGGCATCCCCGGATCGGCCGGGTCCGATGCCGCACATAACCCAAGTCCCCGGCCGCAGATCGCCCTGAAGCTCTACGAGCGCCTGATCCAGGCGGTTCTCGCAAGCGGCGTGGTCTATTCGCTGCGCACCGTTCGGGTCGCCGACGATTTCTACATCGAGTACGTCCGGGAGCAACGCGCCCTGTGGCTGAAGTACCAGCAGATCCTCGGTTCGCGGCTGCTGATCCAGATGACCGAGGAGCAAGCCGAGCTGTTCGAGAAGAAGGCCCGGCAGTTGCGGGTGCCCGAGCCGGCAGAGGAAGCCGAGATCGACACCTCATCGCTGCAAGGCGAGATGGCCCTGCTGCGCGCGAAGGGGCAACGCATCGAACTGCCCGCCCGGCGGCTTCAGCACTACGCCCGCATCAAGGCACTGATCCTGGCGGCCGGAGGTGTTTACACCCGCAACGGCTTCCAGTTCGGCGCGGCCATTGACGTGAAGGCGGTGCTGACCCGACTGCGGGGTGGCGAGAAGCCCAATCCGAAAAAGGCGCGGCAAGCCTTCTTCACCCCGGAGGATCTGGCCGCCGAGACGGTGGCCTGGGCCGCTGAATACCTGGGCGACCTCGCTGGCAAGCGGATGCTCGAACCCTCGGCCGGAGAAGGTGCCTTGGCCGAGCCCGCCCGCGCTGCCGGCGCGAAGGTGCTCGCCGTGGAAAACCATGGCCCGAGCGCGCAAATCCTGCGCGACAAGGGCTTCGAGGTGGTGGAGCGGGACTTTCTGTCCCTGAGCCTGGCAGACGTCGGCCTCTTCGATGGGGTCATCGCCAATCCGCCGTTCACCAAGGACCAGGACATCACCCACGTGATCCACATGTGGCGGTTCCTGCGTCCGGGGGGCGTGCTGGTGAGCCTGACCTCGCCGGGCTGGCGTACCGGGCGCACGAAGGCGCAGCGCAACTTCCGCGCCTTCGTGGACAACATCGGCGCTGAGGTCAAGGCCTTGCCGGCCGGGGCCTTCAAGGCATCCGGAACGAACGTCTCCGTCCTGCGCCTGCGGGCCGTGAAATCGGTCGACGGTGCTCCCGCGGGCCGCCAGGCCGGGCGGAAGGCGTGA
- the radC gene encoding RadC family protein, protein MSTFRMDRWTVLAAAIRNTIKSVIDRPASKPETTACVATPADEPTAGTDFDPRQLSRARLLSELLAPVPPIGPGELSQACDTSPPRALPAALEAAITRRLLAARELLCRDMLTDLQGRPVMDSPKQLAEWLRLHCAGLDYEVFLVIYLDSQNRLITVEQLFRGTLTQVSVYPREVLKQALAHGAAALALAHNHPSGGLEPSMADQRITQQLKTSLTLIDVRVIDHFIVAGDGHYSFAEHGLI, encoded by the coding sequence ATGAGCACCTTTCGCATGGATCGTTGGACCGTGCTGGCCGCAGCGATCCGCAATACCATCAAGTCGGTGATCGACCGACCCGCGTCGAAACCCGAGACAACAGCTTGCGTCGCCACGCCGGCAGACGAGCCCACAGCCGGCACCGACTTCGACCCGCGGCAGCTCAGCCGCGCCAGGCTGCTGAGCGAACTCCTTGCCCCCGTGCCTCCCATCGGACCCGGTGAGCTGAGCCAGGCCTGCGATACAAGTCCTCCGCGAGCCTTGCCGGCCGCCCTGGAAGCCGCGATCACCCGGCGCCTGCTCGCTGCACGGGAACTGCTGTGCCGCGACATGCTGACTGACCTGCAGGGGCGTCCGGTGATGGATTCACCCAAACAACTGGCCGAATGGTTGCGCCTGCATTGCGCCGGGCTGGACTACGAGGTCTTCCTCGTCATTTACCTGGACTCCCAAAATCGGCTGATCACCGTCGAGCAGCTCTTTCGGGGGACGCTCACCCAGGTCAGCGTGTATCCCCGAGAAGTCCTGAAACAAGCACTTGCCCACGGGGCTGCGGCCCTGGCCCTGGCGCACAACCACCCCAGCGGCGGCCTGGAACCCAGCATGGCGGATCAGCGGATCACCCAGCAGTTGAAGACCAGCCTGACGCTCATCGACGTCCGGGTCATCGACCACTTCATCGTGGCCGGTGACGGGCACTACTCGTTTGCCGAACACGGGTTGATCTGA
- a CDS encoding transposase: MGESKLKRAKSEEVLLSCAGVQTAGGRVQVRWESESAATPMGQLAYFIEFLTLTGLWSGWQSGCPLSYTSPNAPTKAEVLGTWLLSVLSGHKRYSHVTAIRCDGVNPGLLGMKKVISEDALRRALTAIPEAEGAAWLDGHLSESVALLLDAPWILNIDSTVKPLYGKQEGAVVSYNPKKPGRPSHSYHTYLMAGLRLVVGAEVKAGNEHSGSHTLPGLLKILDGLPPGRKPKIVRGDCGFGTDAIMVALEEREQPYLFKLKLTKNVKRHIERLFREAGWRDAGQGWEGKDGELKLTGWEVARRVIVLRRPLQGEMLVAQEDDGQQLLGFIQADRKAGKHITGYEYAVMVTNLDAEILSLGQLYRDRADAENAFDELKNQWGWGGFTTHDLHRCQLSARAVALIYNWWSLFVRLASPEARREAITSRPWLMSSVGRKTEHAGQTTITLTGLHAHFSKAKQALMRVSAWLKAWGTQAAEQFNPTSVWSLCCDHLKHSLAQIGPPQALQFLTNHADGIV; encoded by the coding sequence ATGGGTGAGTCGAAATTGAAGCGTGCAAAATCCGAAGAAGTGCTTTTGTCGTGTGCGGGCGTGCAGACGGCAGGGGGCCGGGTGCAGGTAAGGTGGGAGTCCGAAAGTGCAGCCACGCCGATGGGGCAGTTGGCGTACTTCATCGAGTTTCTCACGCTGACCGGACTGTGGTCGGGCTGGCAGTCCGGCTGTCCGCTGTCCTATACCAGTCCGAATGCGCCGACCAAGGCGGAGGTGCTGGGCACCTGGTTGCTGTCGGTGCTGTCGGGGCACAAGCGCTATTCCCACGTCACCGCCATACGCTGCGACGGCGTCAATCCGGGGCTGCTGGGCATGAAGAAAGTCATCAGCGAAGATGCCCTGCGCCGGGCTCTTACAGCCATTCCGGAAGCTGAAGGCGCGGCTTGGCTGGACGGTCATTTGAGCGAGAGTGTGGCCCTGCTGCTCGATGCCCCGTGGATTCTCAACATCGACAGCACGGTGAAGCCGCTCTATGGCAAGCAGGAAGGTGCCGTCGTTTCCTACAATCCGAAGAAGCCGGGGCGTCCCTCGCACAGTTATCACACCTACCTCATGGCGGGTCTGCGCCTGGTGGTCGGTGCCGAAGTGAAAGCGGGTAACGAACATTCGGGCAGCCACACCCTGCCCGGGCTGCTGAAGATCCTCGATGGACTGCCCCCGGGCCGGAAGCCGAAGATCGTTCGCGGCGATTGTGGCTTCGGCACCGACGCCATCATGGTCGCCCTGGAGGAGCGGGAGCAACCCTACCTCTTCAAGCTCAAGCTCACGAAGAACGTCAAACGCCACATCGAGCGTCTGTTCCGGGAAGCCGGCTGGCGGGATGCCGGCCAGGGGTGGGAAGGCAAGGATGGCGAACTCAAGCTGACCGGTTGGGAGGTGGCTCGGCGGGTTATTGTCCTGCGCCGGCCTTTGCAGGGCGAGATGCTCGTCGCCCAGGAAGATGATGGCCAGCAGTTGCTCGGCTTCATCCAGGCCGACCGCAAAGCAGGCAAGCACATCACCGGGTACGAGTACGCGGTGATGGTCACCAACCTTGATGCCGAAATCCTCTCCCTCGGACAACTCTACCGCGACCGGGCCGATGCGGAAAATGCTTTCGACGAGTTGAAAAACCAGTGGGGCTGGGGCGGTTTTACCACCCACGATCTGCATCGCTGCCAACTCTCTGCCCGGGCGGTGGCGCTGATCTACAACTGGTGGAGTTTGTTCGTCCGTCTGGCGAGTCCCGAGGCCCGGCGTGAGGCAATCACCAGCCGGCCGTGGTTGATGTCCTCGGTCGGGCGCAAAACCGAACATGCCGGCCAGACAACCATCACGCTCACGGGCTTGCATGCCCATTTCTCCAAGGCCAAACAGGCCCTGATGCGGGTCTCTGCCTGGCTCAAGGCTTGGGGGACTCAGGCTGCGGAGCAGTTCAACCCGACATCCGTCTGGTCCCTGTGTTGCGACCATCTCAAGCACTCTCTCGCCCAAATCGGGCCGCCTCAAGCGCTTCAATTCCTCACGAATCATGCGGATGGAATCGTGTAA
- a CDS encoding AAA family ATPase, whose protein sequence is MYPLSLTLKGFRGIRDGLGLDALTLDLERLAGDAELVALSGANGRGKSTILDNLQPFLTLPSRAALAGPGGFSYYDHVVLPESEKDLVWLHEGRRFRSQIVIRNNGRRATDAFLFEADAEGRWRPVVLPDGTVSDGKTGTYNRCVEHLLGSAETFFTSAFSAQGKRQLSAYQNSEIKTLLADLLGQEHIRNEGKKAAQVVDLLKAGLVAMRQQQASLDEQLLRLQDEQRSLGDIGARIATQARARAEALRVQEAVHTHLARQQALFEQARGLEARRTQLNGERSALIGTGKQVIEGIAAQAQAQRQRLERLEQRIAHRKAQRSAQLQTLDRQRRQCDTVLLDEAAVRRAGRRLSLAESVAARRAGRLQSARHQVQELSRCTAAWESARQRLKAIEREAGQAALRAEDLARRFGLTREVPCVGTDLQGQCKLLGDAREAQVLMPSAQGAIRRLSTDKADVQRQLGEHETQRRALAQAPQALAHAERREAIARDRATRYGRLAARMGEIRQTLIRRNDIERELAALTQAGSQDGEMDEGRAERLDIGMALTALEAQHEQQAKHYRQGLDRLNEALAALPPAFDGRVLPESERALAAAQAAFAEAERAHLQVVRDAERRTALDRQIRDRKRERADAAARIAQVEAQLGNWNLLVKCLGNDGLIALAIDDAGPALAGLANDLLLASYGPRFTVSLVTQVENRKGEQREGFVIEVHDGESGQSKRVEQMSGGERIWVNECLVRAVALYLSQNSGRCYGTLFSDEADGALDPARKRMFMAMKREVLRLGGYAREIFISQTPELTAMADAVIDLDAFRRDALAIEANAREV, encoded by the coding sequence ATGTACCCCCTCTCGCTCACCCTGAAGGGCTTTCGCGGCATCCGCGATGGCCTTGGACTCGATGCGCTGACCCTCGACCTGGAGCGGCTGGCGGGCGATGCCGAACTGGTGGCGCTTTCCGGGGCCAACGGCCGCGGCAAGAGCACCATCCTCGACAATCTCCAGCCCTTCCTGACGCTGCCGTCCCGCGCGGCCCTGGCGGGGCCGGGCGGCTTTTCCTACTACGACCACGTGGTGCTGCCGGAAAGCGAGAAGGATCTGGTCTGGCTGCATGAGGGCCGGCGTTTTCGCTCGCAGATCGTGATCCGCAACAACGGCCGGCGCGCGACGGACGCCTTCCTGTTCGAGGCCGATGCAGAGGGGCGTTGGCGCCCGGTGGTGCTGCCGGATGGCACCGTGTCCGACGGCAAGACCGGCACCTACAACCGCTGTGTCGAACACCTGCTGGGCAGCGCCGAGACTTTCTTCACCTCCGCGTTCAGCGCCCAGGGCAAGCGCCAGCTGAGCGCCTACCAGAACAGCGAGATCAAGACCCTGCTCGCCGACCTGCTGGGGCAGGAGCACATCCGCAACGAAGGGAAGAAGGCTGCGCAGGTGGTCGACCTGCTGAAGGCGGGTCTGGTCGCCATGCGCCAGCAGCAGGCGAGCCTGGACGAACAACTCCTGCGGCTGCAGGACGAGCAGCGATCCTTGGGAGACATCGGCGCGCGCATCGCCACACAGGCGCGTGCCCGGGCGGAGGCCCTGCGTGTGCAGGAAGCTGTCCACACGCATCTTGCCCGCCAGCAAGCGCTCTTCGAGCAGGCGCGGGGCCTCGAAGCCCGGCGCACCCAGTTGAATGGTGAGCGCAGTGCCCTGATCGGCACGGGCAAGCAGGTGATCGAAGGGATCGCCGCCCAGGCTCAAGCTCAGCGACAACGCCTGGAGCGCCTCGAACAGCGCATCGCCCACCGCAAGGCGCAACGGTCGGCACAACTCCAGACCCTCGACCGCCAGCGTCGGCAATGCGACACGGTGCTGCTGGACGAGGCGGCCGTGCGGCGCGCCGGCCGTCGGCTGTCGCTGGCAGAATCCGTGGCGGCCCGCCGCGCCGGGCGGTTGCAGTCTGCCCGCCATCAGGTGCAGGAACTCAGCCGATGCACGGCCGCATGGGAGTCGGCCAGGCAGCGCCTGAAGGCGATCGAGCGGGAGGCGGGGCAGGCCGCCCTGAGGGCGGAGGACCTGGCGCGCCGGTTCGGGCTCACGCGCGAGGTGCCCTGCGTCGGCACTGACCTCCAGGGGCAGTGCAAGCTCCTGGGCGATGCCCGCGAGGCGCAGGTGTTGATGCCCAGCGCCCAGGGGGCGATCCGGCGCTTGTCCACCGACAAGGCGGATGTCCAGCGGCAACTGGGCGAGCACGAGACGCAGCGTCGGGCCCTGGCGCAGGCGCCCCAGGCGCTGGCGCATGCCGAGCGGCGGGAAGCCATCGCCCGCGATCGGGCAACCCGGTACGGCAGGTTGGCCGCCCGGATGGGCGAGATTCGGCAGACACTTATCCGACGTAACGATATCGAGCGGGAGCTGGCCGCGCTGACGCAAGCCGGAAGCCAGGACGGCGAGATGGACGAGGGACGTGCCGAGCGCCTCGACATCGGGATGGCGCTGACGGCGCTGGAAGCACAGCACGAGCAGCAGGCCAAGCATTACCGACAAGGGCTCGATCGGCTGAATGAGGCACTGGCAGCCTTGCCGCCGGCCTTCGACGGACGGGTTCTGCCCGAGTCGGAGCGGGCCCTGGCCGCGGCGCAGGCCGCTTTTGCCGAGGCCGAGCGCGCCCACCTGCAGGTGGTCCGGGACGCCGAAAGGCGGACCGCCTTGGACCGCCAGATCCGGGACAGGAAGCGGGAGCGGGCGGATGCAGCCGCACGCATCGCCCAGGTGGAGGCGCAGCTGGGCAACTGGAACCTGCTGGTCAAGTGCCTGGGCAACGATGGTCTGATCGCGCTGGCGATCGACGATGCAGGGCCCGCCCTGGCGGGCCTTGCCAATGACCTGCTATTGGCGAGCTACGGCCCGAGGTTCACGGTCTCACTGGTGACCCAGGTGGAGAACCGCAAGGGCGAGCAGCGCGAAGGCTTCGTCATTGAGGTCCATGACGGGGAGTCCGGGCAGAGCAAGCGGGTCGAGCAGATGAGCGGGGGGGAGAGGATATGGGTGAACGAGTGCCTGGTGCGTGCGGTCGCCCTGTACCTGTCGCAGAACAGTGGCCGCTGTTACGGCACGCTCTTCAGCGACGAGGCGGATGGCGCCCTGGACCCGGCGCGCAAGCGCATGTTCATGGCGATGAAGCGCGAGGTGCTGCGCCTGGGTGGATACGCGCGCGAGATCTTCATCTCCCAGACGCCGGAGCTGACGGCCATGGCCGACGCGGTGATAGATCTGGACGCATTTCGGCGAGACGCGTTGGCGATTGAGGCCAATGCCAGGGAGGTGTGA
- a CDS encoding GTPase, whose amino-acid sequence MNRESLRANLPTLFAHAIPKNARRIHCSYFDDQPQRNAFGLRIDPQPAEGLVIALTDEAFIVKTDRTSFVAVDRVLATESPDIGDKVRVTPYIRRDFAGERLDAPKRESRQTPDGQAYAVTTVTLGGNTLRIPLPVEPHCPYLADLVEQLEIMPTPDGLRTVANMLVDAKAREIEIVDPDDEHLIATPPEISFAVDTGKFSGRIAILYDRGYDLYVVELRIDGTVVTRIEEVDVTSLAEVVTDLIDDGEWQRIRVEILKPGR is encoded by the coding sequence ATGAACCGCGAATCCCTTCGCGCGAACCTGCCCACGCTCTTCGCGCATGCCATTCCCAAGAACGCCCGCCGCATCCACTGCAGCTACTTCGACGATCAGCCGCAACGCAATGCCTTCGGCTTGCGGATCGATCCCCAGCCCGCTGAAGGGCTGGTCATCGCACTCACCGACGAGGCCTTCATCGTGAAGACCGATCGCACAAGCTTCGTCGCGGTGGACCGAGTGCTCGCGACCGAGAGCCCCGACATCGGCGACAAGGTCCGGGTCACGCCATACATCCGCCGCGACTTCGCCGGCGAACGGCTCGATGCGCCCAAGCGGGAAAGCCGCCAGACGCCCGATGGGCAGGCGTACGCCGTCACGACCGTCACCCTGGGCGGAAACACCCTCCGGATCCCCCTCCCGGTCGAGCCCCATTGCCCGTACCTGGCAGACCTGGTGGAACAACTGGAGATCATGCCCACGCCGGACGGTCTGCGCACCGTTGCCAACATGCTGGTGGACGCCAAGGCCAGGGAGATCGAGATCGTCGATCCGGACGATGAGCATCTCATCGCGACACCACCGGAGATCAGCTTCGCCGTCGACACCGGCAAGTTCAGCGGCCGCATAGCCATCCTCTACGACCGGGGCTACGACCTCTATGTCGTCGAGTTGCGCATTGATGGCACCGTCGTCACACGCATCGAGGAGGTGGATGTCACCAGCCTGGCGGAGGTCGTCA